Proteins encoded by one window of Terriglobia bacterium:
- the cas6 gene encoding CRISPR system precrRNA processing endoribonuclease RAMP protein Cas6, translated as MGSSEVCEQRFPQGCGGSVEKFPVYLGRGSIILMSTLESPLRNLEPVGANDSHPIAFTLAKYRFTFRPMGVMHLPPYKGATLRGGFGYAFKDLVCIKPDRHCETCLIQDHCRYFQIFETPVPKGATMMRKYPRAPHPFVLTPPLDERTEFSEKEELSFELVLIGRAVDYLPYFIYTFEELGRRGIGREHSKFVLLRVESFSAISPGVNGSSTSQWSPVYSNITKKLSNQDIATISFSDIQNSSLIVHRSLQFTRLTLHFLTPVRITTNERLDHDLAFINFMKALLRRIQLLQYFHCDSFGSQSSRGDRITEACPGSTGACSEEDPGGSLTLAEVRRLLKLSESVEIHKSNMRFKDLTRFSTRQKRSTSISGFTGAITYGFPTNELLRDFLFYLQLGSLIHAGKHTSFGLGKYELKLGL; from the coding sequence TTGGGTTCGTCAGAAGTCTGTGAGCAGCGTTTCCCGCAAGGGTGTGGGGGCTCTGTCGAAAAATTTCCAGTTTATTTAGGACGGGGTTCAATAATTCTTATGAGTACATTAGAATCGCCATTAAGGAATTTGGAGCCTGTGGGGGCGAACGATTCACATCCTATAGCCTTCACCCTCGCAAAATACCGGTTCACCTTCAGGCCGATGGGCGTGATGCACTTGCCCCCTTACAAGGGCGCGACGTTGCGTGGGGGTTTCGGATACGCCTTCAAAGACCTGGTTTGTATCAAGCCCGACCGTCACTGTGAAACCTGCCTGATTCAGGACCACTGCCGTTACTTTCAGATTTTCGAAACCCCGGTGCCCAAGGGCGCCACGATGATGCGCAAATACCCGCGCGCCCCCCACCCTTTCGTGTTGACTCCGCCATTGGATGAACGTACGGAGTTTTCCGAAAAGGAGGAACTCTCCTTTGAATTGGTGCTAATCGGACGCGCGGTCGATTATCTTCCCTATTTCATCTACACATTCGAAGAACTCGGCCGCCGCGGCATCGGCCGCGAGCACAGCAAATTCGTCCTACTTCGTGTCGAATCCTTTTCCGCAATTTCTCCGGGTGTCAATGGCTCTAGCACCTCACAGTGGAGTCCCGTCTACAGCAACATAACCAAGAAACTGAGCAACCAAGACATCGCCACGATCTCATTCTCTGATATTCAGAATTCATCGCTCATCGTTCACCGTTCACTTCAGTTTACACGACTTACCCTTCATTTTCTTACCCCTGTTCGTATCACGACGAATGAAAGACTCGATCATGATCTTGCCTTCATCAATTTTATGAAAGCACTTCTTCGCCGCATCCAGCTCTTGCAATACTTCCACTGCGATTCATTTGGAAGTCAATCCAGCAGAGGCGACCGGATCACAGAGGCCTGTCCTGGCTCGACCGGTGCGTGTTCTGAGGAGGATCCTGGTGGCTCTCTCACGCTGGCAGAAGTTCGTCGCCTTCTCAAGCTTTCAGAGTCAGTCGAGATTCATAAGTCCAATATGAGGTTCAAAGACTTGACACGCTTCTCCACACGACAAAAACGCTCCACCTCGATCAGCGGCTTTACTGGGGCGATAACCTATGGATTTCCGACGAATGAACTGTTGCGAGATTTCCTCTTTTATCTTCAACTTGGATCCCTAATTCATGCAGGCAAGCACACAAGTTTCGGACTGGGGAAATATGAATTGAAGCTCGGCCTTTGA
- a CDS encoding DUF1887 family protein: protein MNQQFLCEHLILLIGGNPVPNAVAGSLLATRQGTITLVHSCGPGGTGDVAQRLRSWLMDQNSGTTVELTEVNESSATSICASVRSRLEAVSAASVGLNYTDGTKAMSAHAYRAVEMWAEEDKDISPIFSYLDARTLQMMFESDAFGGLTRCERVGRSIQVKLHDLIKLHGWSLIHEPTRVPVLSATAGAIAKTCSAPGGIEEWSRWVHKEIRLKCRHTNPALDDLVTDRKQEIEHSALQVCPVRPRKDEGWKDNEALRSVLLQLPRAGALAGVITTLRSEPGVASGSGLNLSYDIFGKDPRRFCEWLYGKWLEHHVLDVLRTLAGVLEFHECGQNVEATGVQFDLDVIAMRGYQLFAISCSTDSKKRLLKLKLFEADVRARQLGGDEARVALVCCAAEPHQIEREMQRDLGVKGRICVFGREHLANLSEHLKHWIKTQSRED from the coding sequence TTGAATCAACAATTCCTTTGTGAGCATTTGATTCTGCTCATAGGTGGCAATCCAGTTCCAAACGCCGTCGCAGGAAGTCTGCTTGCCACGCGACAGGGAACTATTACGCTGGTGCACTCCTGCGGTCCTGGAGGCACTGGGGACGTTGCGCAGCGACTGCGGTCCTGGTTGATGGATCAGAATTCTGGAACCACAGTGGAATTAACAGAAGTCAATGAGTCCAGCGCCACTTCGATCTGTGCGAGCGTGCGCTCTCGTCTGGAAGCCGTCAGTGCCGCTAGCGTTGGGCTGAATTACACGGACGGCACCAAAGCCATGTCGGCTCATGCTTATCGCGCTGTGGAGATGTGGGCGGAAGAAGATAAGGACATCAGCCCCATCTTCAGCTATCTGGACGCGAGGACGCTGCAGATGATGTTCGAGTCTGACGCTTTTGGCGGATTGACACGGTGCGAGCGTGTGGGGCGGTCCATTCAGGTGAAGCTACATGACCTGATAAAGTTGCATGGGTGGTCGTTGATTCATGAACCGACGCGCGTTCCAGTTTTGTCTGCCACGGCTGGCGCAATTGCAAAGACATGCAGTGCCCCTGGGGGAATCGAGGAGTGGTCACGGTGGGTACACAAGGAAATTCGATTGAAATGCCGCCACACCAACCCAGCGTTGGATGACTTGGTCACGGACAGGAAACAGGAGATCGAGCATTCTGCGCTGCAGGTCTGCCCGGTGCGACCGAGGAAGGATGAGGGTTGGAAAGACAACGAGGCGCTTCGATCAGTTTTGCTGCAACTGCCCCGCGCCGGAGCTCTTGCCGGCGTAATCACAACTCTCAGGTCCGAACCCGGGGTGGCGAGCGGTTCGGGCCTCAACTTGTCATACGATATTTTCGGCAAGGACCCAAGACGCTTCTGTGAATGGCTGTATGGGAAATGGCTTGAGCATCACGTGCTCGATGTTCTTCGAACGCTCGCTGGCGTCCTCGAATTCCACGAGTGCGGACAGAACGTGGAAGCAACCGGCGTTCAATTTGATCTCGACGTCATCGCCATGCGTGGTTACCAACTATTTGCCATTTCCTGTTCGACCGATAGCAAGAAGAGGTTGCTGAAGTTGAAGTTGTTTGAAGCTGATGTCCGCGCGCGGCAACTCGGCGGCGACGAGGCCCGGGTTGCCCTTGTGTGTTGCGCGGCGGAGCCTCACCAAATCGAGCGCGAGATGCAAAGAGACTTGGGCGTGAAAGGCCGCATCTGCGTCTTCGGGCGCGAACATCTTGCGAATTTATCTGAGCACCTCAAACACTGGATTAAAACGCAGAGCCGGGAGGACTGA